ACTGGAACAAGGATCAGTCGTTCCGGCGGTGGGCGACCCGGCACGGTGGGCTCTACGTGCGGCCCGACGAGCGGACCCCGCCCAGTCCGTACCTCGCTCACCTTCCCGATCGCGACCTGGTCACCGTCGACGGGTTGCGCCTCACCCTGATGAACCCGGCATACATGATGCGCCAGATGACCGAGGAGTTCGAGAAGGAGTACGGCATCAAGGGGAGCATCACGGGCAAGGTCCTGCTCAACCCCATCAATCAGGCGGACCCGTGGGAGCTGCAGGCGCTCGAGCGCTTCGACGTGAAGGAGCAGGAAGAGATCGTCGAACTCGCGACGATCGGCGGCGATCGCTACCTGCGCCTGATGCGCCCCATGGTCATGGAAGAGGGCTGCATGAAATGCCACGGTCACCTCGGATTCGAGGTGGGCGACATCCGTGGAGGGGTCAGCGTATCCATCCCCCTCGAGCCCTACTACGCTTCGGTCCAGAATACGGTGACTGCCGCAAAGGGAAGCCATCTCACCGCGTGGGTCATCGGCCTGATCTCGATTGCCGCCTTCTCCGCCGTCAATCGCCGGCGCGAAGACAAGCTGCAGGAGGCCGAACAGACCGTCATTCGCAGCCAGAAGATGGACGCGCTCGGAAAGCTCTCGGGCGGGATCGCGCACGATTTCAACAACCTGCTCGTGGTGATGAGCGGCTACGCCGGTATGCTGGCGGAGGGCGCCGATCACGCCTCGGAAGTGCGACAGTACGCCGGAGAGATCCTCAGCGCATCCGAGCGCGCCCGCAAGCTGACGCAGAAGCTCCTGGGGTTCTCGCGCGGCAGGCCTACCGAGAACGCAGCGGTCGATATCAATTCGCTGCTTCGCGAAGACGAGGAGATGCTCAGCAAGTCCTTGATGGCGCGGATCGAATTGCGGCTGGAACTCGCGGATGGCCTCTGGTCGGCCTGGCTCGACAGGAATAACCTCGAAGATGCGATCCTGAACTTGGCGCTCAACTCTCTACACGCCATGCCCGGCGCAGGTCGCCTCACGATCTCGACGAGTAATGTGCAGCTCGCGGCACTCGAGGCTCGAGAGCTGGGATTGAAGAAGGGCCAGTACGTTCAGGTTTCGGTGACGGACACCGGCTGCGGTATGGACGAAGCGGTTCGCCACAAGATGTTCGACCCGTTCTTCACCACGAAGGGGGAAGAAGGTACCGGACTCGGCATGAATCAGGTCTATGGTTTCGCGCAGCGCTCCCGAGGTGCGGTCACGGTATTCTCGGCGCCCGGAGAGGGGACTCGCGTCTCCCTCTTCGTCCCCCGCCATCGATCCCATCTCGACATCGGCCAGACGGTCGACGAATCCCAGGAACCGAGCGGGCGGACCGACGAGGTGATTCTCGTCGTCGAAGATGAGCCCGCCGTACGCAAGGTTGCAGCGCGGATCCTGAGCTCCAAGGGCTACCGCGTGCTCGAAGCGGGAGATGGTCTCGAGGCCCTGGAAATTCTCACCCGGGAATCCGTCGATCTCGTCTTCAGCGACGTCATCATGCCCAACATGGATGGGCATCAGCTAGCGGCGATCGTGCGCGAGCGCCATCCCGCGACCCCCGTCCAGCTGACGAGCGGCTTCGACGACAGGCGCGGCGGCTCTGCGTCGGCCTACCCGGGGTCGATCCTGAGCAAGCCCTATACCTCTTCGGCCATGCTGAAGTTGATACGCCAGCGCCTGGATGAGGCCCCGCGAGAAAAGCGCGAGGATCGACCGACGACCACGACGGGATAGCATCCAGAAGCGGGGCTCAGCCCTGCTTCTTCGGCTGGTTTCGTTCGAGCCTGCGCCTGTGCGTTCTCATGATCGGATCGGCCGCTCCCGCCGTTGCTGAGCCAGAACCGGGAGAGCCTTTCGCACGCCCAACCAGCCCCGGCAGTCTGGTGATTGTGCGCGGGATCGTGTGGCCCTCCTCGACGTCACGAACCAGATTCGGTTCCATCACGACTGCGTCGAACTGCATCACTGAGGGATACCCATCGAGTGAAGGCCGCTCAGGGTGATGCGCCTAGCTTGTTTCCGTCGCGGCCAGCCAGATGTCGCCAACCTGTCGCCAAGGCATTTTCGACCGCTTCCAAGCGCCCCTCTCGGTTCCGAATCCAGGAGGGCCCACGTTTGATCTGCTGTGTCCCTCACGTTGGGCTCGGAAATCTATGTTGCTCGCTTCCCTCCAAGGCTCCTCCCGCGGCCTCGTTGAGGCGTTCTTGAGCGACCCCGGTTGCCCGGCAGCCCGCTGATTGGGCCAGGGCCTCGAAGGGTCGGATCGTGAACGGATGCGGCCGATTCCGAGG
The bacterium DNA segment above includes these coding regions:
- a CDS encoding DUF3365 domain-containing protein; protein product: MEFLATNEARSNWNKDQSFRRWATRHGGLYVRPDERTPPSPYLAHLPDRDLVTVDGLRLTLMNPAYMMRQMTEEFEKEYGIKGSITGKVLLNPINQADPWELQALERFDVKEQEEIVELATIGGDRYLRLMRPMVMEEGCMKCHGHLGFEVGDIRGGVSVSIPLEPYYASVQNTVTAAKGSHLTAWVIGLISIAAFSAVNRRREDKLQEAEQTVIRSQKMDALGKLSGGIAHDFNNLLVVMSGYAGMLAEGADHASEVRQYAGEILSASERARKLTQKLLGFSRGRPTENAAVDINSLLREDEEMLSKSLMARIELRLELADGLWSAWLDRNNLEDAILNLALNSLHAMPGAGRLTISTSNVQLAALEARELGLKKGQYVQVSVTDTGCGMDEAVRHKMFDPFFTTKGEEGTGLGMNQVYGFAQRSRGAVTVFSAPGEGTRVSLFVPRHRSHLDIGQTVDESQEPSGRTDEVILVVEDEPAVRKVAARILSSKGYRVLEAGDGLEALEILTRESVDLVFSDVIMPNMDGHQLAAIVRERHPATPVQLTSGFDDRRGGSASAYPGSILSKPYTSSAMLKLIRQRLDEAPREKREDRPTTTTG